In a genomic window of Halalkalicoccus sp. CG83:
- a CDS encoding SDR family NAD(P)-dependent oxidoreductase, whose product MDRPGDDLTVLLTGGTSGIGAVAARKLASEGATVAIVGRDETRGRQLADDLTTSTAGAVRFHRADLATQSAVRRLAAEIANTYDCLDVLVHNAGLSKGERTITEDGVELTLAVNHLAPYLLTHDLLDLLRGAPTARVVVTASGVHARGELDFDDLRLEREYSALDAYARSKLANVAFTVELADRLDDGSAIVANCLHPGFIPSTGLFRNAGLRTRLFARIAAAVPGFGTTPKTGADRLVELATAPEYGRRSGRYVGTDGPEEPAPAATDPEFRERLWRVSADLVGVEPEWP is encoded by the coding sequence TTGCTGACGGGCGGGACGAGCGGTATCGGCGCCGTCGCCGCCCGGAAGCTGGCGTCCGAAGGCGCGACGGTCGCGATCGTCGGCCGCGACGAGACCCGCGGTCGTCAGCTCGCCGACGACCTGACGACGTCGACGGCCGGCGCGGTTCGCTTCCATCGAGCGGATCTCGCGACCCAGAGCGCGGTTCGGCGGCTGGCCGCGGAGATCGCGAACACGTACGACTGCCTCGACGTGCTCGTCCACAACGCCGGACTCTCGAAAGGGGAACGCACGATCACCGAGGACGGCGTCGAGCTCACCCTCGCCGTCAACCACCTCGCGCCGTACCTGCTCACCCACGACCTGCTGGACCTGCTCCGCGGGGCGCCCACCGCGCGCGTCGTCGTCACCGCCTCCGGGGTCCACGCCCGCGGAGAGCTCGACTTCGACGATCTCCGGCTGGAGCGGGAGTACAGCGCGCTCGATGCCTACGCCCGGTCGAAGCTGGCGAACGTCGCGTTCACCGTCGAGCTCGCAGACCGGCTCGACGACGGGAGCGCCATCGTCGCGAACTGCCTTCACCCGGGGTTCATCCCGTCGACGGGGCTGTTCCGGAACGCCGGGCTCCGAACGCGGCTGTTCGCGCGGATCGCCGCGGCGGTCCCCGGGTTCGGCACGACCCCCAAGACGGGTGCCGACCGGCTCGTCGAACTCGCGACGGCGCCCGAGTACGGACGCCGTTCCGGCCGGTACGTCGGGACGGACGGTCCGGAGGAGCCCGCGCCAGCCGCGACCGATCCCGAGTTCCGAGAGCGACTCTGGCGCGTCAGCGCCGACCTCGTCGGCGTCGAACCGGAGTGGCCGTGA
- a CDS encoding SDR family NAD(P)-dependent oxidoreductase, whose translation MGSLNPDFTGETVVVTGGSSGIGRAVALAFGEAGATVLNVDVRADPKDTAAEVPTHEAIRERGGTASYAECDVSDPDQIDDVIEAAREFGGADGQGPSARGTSSSGVDVMINNAGFYTKRRFRDVTPEEFEQVHGVNARGAFFGTQKAANDMIERGEPGVVINTASNTQGRAAWDHSHYAATKGAIRMITRSAALELAGEGVRVNAVAPGPVATEIREGWKEEAQEMGPTGETPDLPLRAAMPAELPGAYLYLASDEASYVTGETVWVDGGGHVC comes from the coding sequence ATGGGTTCGCTCAATCCCGATTTCACCGGCGAAACGGTCGTCGTCACCGGCGGCAGCTCCGGCATCGGCCGCGCGGTCGCGCTGGCGTTCGGCGAGGCGGGCGCGACGGTGCTCAACGTGGACGTCCGCGCCGATCCGAAGGACACGGCCGCCGAGGTACCGACACACGAGGCCATCCGCGAGCGTGGCGGCACGGCGTCGTACGCCGAGTGTGACGTCTCCGACCCCGACCAGATCGACGACGTCATCGAGGCGGCCCGCGAGTTCGGCGGCGCTGACGGGCAGGGCCCGTCCGCTCGTGGGACGTCGTCCTCCGGCGTCGACGTCATGATCAACAACGCGGGCTTCTACACCAAGCGTCGGTTCCGGGACGTCACGCCCGAGGAGTTCGAGCAGGTCCACGGGGTCAACGCCCGCGGAGCGTTCTTCGGGACCCAGAAGGCCGCGAACGACATGATCGAACGCGGCGAGCCGGGCGTCGTCATCAACACGGCCTCGAACACGCAGGGACGCGCCGCGTGGGACCACTCGCACTACGCCGCGACCAAGGGCGCGATCCGGATGATCACGCGCAGCGCCGCGCTCGAACTCGCGGGCGAGGGGGTTCGGGTGAACGCCGTCGCTCCCGGTCCCGTCGCCACCGAGATCCGCGAGGGCTGGAAGGAGGAAGCACAGGAGATGGGTCCTACCGGGGAGACGCCGGATCTGCCGCTGCGGGCGGCGATGCCGGCGGAGCTCCCCGGCGCGTACCTGTATCTCGCGAGCGACGAGGCCTCGTACGTCACCGGCGAAACGGTGTGGGTCGACGGGGGTGGCCACGTCTGTTGA
- a CDS encoding 2-dehydropantoate 2-reductase — MRFAVFGAGGVGGYLGARLADAGHEVHLIARGEHLAALRSEGLRVVSVLGDAAVDLPATDDPADIGPCDYVLFCVKAYDTRDAATDLSPLLGEETAVVSFQNGVDNERWLADAIGEEHVVGGVAYVFSTIAEPGVVEHTGGPARFVVGELDGRRTDRIETLDRALSESEGIEAVLADEIRVELWRKFTFICAQAGMTATTRLPVGEIRETDASWAMYRRIMEEVAAVARAEGVDLPESTVAEWLDFARDLDPGMYSSLHYDLTHDKRMELDALHGSVVRHADDVGVDVPMNEAVDAILRPWADRTA, encoded by the coding sequence ATGAGATTTGCCGTGTTCGGTGCCGGAGGGGTCGGCGGCTACCTCGGCGCTCGGCTCGCCGATGCGGGCCACGAGGTCCACCTCATCGCACGAGGTGAGCACCTCGCCGCGCTCCGATCCGAGGGGCTGCGTGTCGTAAGCGTCCTCGGGGACGCCGCGGTCGATCTACCCGCGACCGACGACCCGGCCGACATCGGGCCCTGTGACTACGTGCTGTTCTGCGTAAAGGCGTACGACACCCGCGACGCCGCCACGGATCTGTCCCCGCTTCTTGGGGAGGAGACGGCCGTCGTGTCGTTCCAGAACGGCGTCGACAACGAGCGATGGCTCGCCGACGCGATCGGAGAGGAGCACGTGGTCGGTGGCGTCGCCTACGTCTTCTCGACGATCGCGGAACCGGGTGTCGTCGAGCACACCGGCGGTCCGGCCCGGTTCGTCGTCGGCGAACTCGACGGCCGACGAACCGACCGCATCGAGACGCTCGACCGTGCCCTATCGGAGAGCGAGGGGATCGAGGCGGTGCTCGCGGACGAGATCCGCGTCGAACTCTGGCGGAAGTTCACCTTCATCTGTGCGCAGGCGGGGATGACGGCGACGACCCGGCTTCCGGTGGGCGAGATCCGCGAGACCGACGCTTCGTGGGCGATGTACCGTCGGATCATGGAGGAGGTGGCCGCGGTCGCTCGGGCGGAGGGCGTCGATCTGCCCGAATCGACCGTCGCCGAGTGGCTCGACTTCGCGCGCGATCTCGATCCGGGGATGTACTCGTCGCTCCACTACGATCTCACGCACGACAAGCGAATGGAACTCGACGCGCTCCACGGTTCCGTCGTTCGACACGCGGACGACGTCGGCGTCGATGTGCCGATGAACGAAGCCGTCGACGCGATCCTGCGTCCCTGGGCCGATCGAACCGCGTGA
- a CDS encoding DoxX family protein, with product MGSAYVVAGVLHFVVPELYVQIVPPVFPAALALVYLSGLAEIAVGIGLLIPRTRRHAAWATVALLVAIFPANVYMATHGVGIEGLPGGGDPSGVVRWGRLPLQGVLILWAFWYTRPLTGQATVDTGG from the coding sequence ATGGGATCGGCATACGTCGTCGCGGGCGTCTTGCATTTCGTCGTACCCGAGCTCTACGTCCAGATCGTCCCACCGGTCTTTCCAGCAGCGCTTGCACTCGTCTATCTGTCCGGACTCGCCGAAATAGCCGTCGGGATCGGGCTCTTGATTCCTCGCACTCGACGGCACGCAGCGTGGGCGACGGTTGCGTTGCTCGTAGCGATCTTCCCAGCAAACGTCTACATGGCGACTCACGGGGTCGGTATCGAGGGGCTACCGGGCGGTGGCGATCCCTCCGGCGTCGTTCGCTGGGGACGACTCCCCCTCCAGGGCGTGTTGATTCTCTGGGCGTTCTGGTACACTCGACCACTGACCGGACAGGCCACCGTCGATACTGGCGGATAG